One Anaerobaca lacustris DNA window includes the following coding sequences:
- a CDS encoding type I 3-dehydroquinate dehydratase, with protein sequence MTYLAVPISAKNAAQAAEQVRLAVAGGAEMLELRTDYLEGLTADLAQQVLRQTRALAGAAVPVIATCRDTCEGGAIDYPESLRIEILATALGEGAEFVDVEFVNFRKAPFRQRIESALAEAKGRLVLSTHDFAGPFDDIKRRHREIVQTCPTAVPKLVCTAGHINDCFDAFDLLHEADGDCIVLCMGQAGLISRVLAKKLGGLVTFASLDEASGTAPGQVTLDAFKGLYRHDSMDRETELFGVIADPVGHSLSPAIHNACLADEGINGVYLPLLVQSGREALFAFLDNVLTRPWLDFRGFSVTIPHKHSALDYVRQKGGLVEPLAAQIGAANTVILDSRATSDERRLGAYNTDYAGALDAIVAGMGIARDGFRDMPVAVVGAGGVSRAIVAGLTDAGAKVTIYNRTVERAEQLAADFHCAYSGLDGLLHLDAKLIVNGTSIGMHPKVDATPVPPEVLKPDMAVFDTVYNPAETLLLKHAKAAGAKTIDGVAMFVNQALAQFHLFTGHPANPALMRSVVLDSLR encoded by the coding sequence ATGACGTACCTGGCGGTCCCCATATCGGCGAAGAACGCGGCTCAGGCCGCAGAGCAGGTCCGGCTCGCCGTAGCCGGCGGCGCGGAGATGCTCGAACTGCGGACGGACTACCTGGAAGGGCTTACGGCGGATTTGGCGCAGCAGGTCCTGCGGCAGACCCGGGCCCTGGCCGGGGCGGCGGTACCTGTGATCGCAACGTGTCGGGATACATGCGAAGGCGGGGCGATCGACTACCCCGAATCGCTGCGGATCGAGATTCTGGCGACGGCGTTGGGCGAAGGGGCCGAGTTCGTCGATGTCGAGTTCGTCAATTTCCGGAAAGCTCCCTTCCGCCAACGAATCGAGTCCGCACTGGCGGAGGCAAAGGGTCGCCTGGTCCTCTCGACCCATGATTTCGCTGGTCCGTTCGATGATATCAAGCGGCGGCACCGCGAGATTGTGCAGACGTGCCCGACGGCCGTTCCCAAGCTGGTCTGCACGGCCGGACACATCAATGATTGCTTCGATGCGTTCGATCTGCTGCATGAGGCCGACGGCGACTGCATCGTGCTGTGCATGGGGCAGGCGGGTCTGATCAGCCGGGTGCTGGCGAAAAAGCTCGGCGGGCTCGTCACCTTTGCCAGTCTCGACGAGGCCAGCGGCACCGCGCCCGGCCAGGTGACGCTCGACGCATTCAAAGGGCTCTACCGTCACGATTCGATGGACCGCGAGACCGAGCTGTTCGGCGTGATCGCCGACCCGGTGGGCCATTCGCTCAGTCCGGCGATCCACAACGCCTGCCTGGCTGACGAGGGAATCAACGGGGTCTATCTGCCGCTGCTGGTCCAGAGCGGACGCGAGGCGCTGTTCGCGTTCCTCGATAACGTCCTGACGCGTCCCTGGCTGGACTTTCGCGGTTTCAGCGTCACGATCCCCCACAAACACAGCGCTCTCGACTACGTGCGGCAGAAGGGCGGCCTCGTCGAGCCCCTGGCCGCGCAGATCGGCGCTGCCAACACTGTGATTCTCGATTCACGAGCGACAAGCGACGAGCGACGACTCGGCGCCTATAACACCGACTACGCCGGGGCGCTCGATGCCATCGTCGCCGGGATGGGCATTGCCCGCGACGGCTTCCGCGATATGCCGGTAGCGGTCGTGGGGGCCGGCGGCGTTTCGCGGGCCATCGTCGCGGGCCTGACCGATGCGGGAGCCAAGGTCACGATCTACAACCGCACAGTCGAGCGGGCCGAGCAACTGGCCGCCGATTTCCACTGTGCATACTCCGGCCTCGACGGTCTCTTGCATCTTGACGCCAAACTCATCGTCAACGGCACCAGCATCGGAATGCACCCGAAGGTCGATGCAACGCCCGTGCCGCCCGAGGTGCTCAAGCCTGACATGGCCGTCTTCGACACCGTCTACAACCCCGCCGAAACCCTCCTGCTCAAACACGCCAAAGCCGCCGGCGCCAAGACCATCGACGGCGTCGCCATGTTCGTCAACCAGGCCCTCGCCCAGTTCCACCTCTTCACCGGCCATCCCGCCAACCCCGCCCTCATGCGAAGCGTTGTCTTGGATTCTCTGAGATGA
- the aroB gene encoding 3-dehydroquinate synthase encodes MHELEVKVPAAQPGSYRVAIGTGLLPGLWPQIKAAFGHRRPFVVTDANVVSAGHLDTLLGGRPAPQFVIDPPGEGSKNITTAVAIVEAMEKAYLGRDTLVVALGGGTVGDMAGFAAAIFKRGVPVVQIPTTTLAQADSAIGGKTGVDSSVSKNAFGAFWHPAAVYIDVAAVQTLDERQYRSGLVESVKHAMIADADYFEFIEQQMDALLARRTDVLETLARFNCTIKGRVIEADPDERNQRRMLNYGHTIGHAVESASNYRLLHGEAIAIGIIAAGRIEVEMGLSEPGRLERVTALLERLDAPTKLSADMDDKQLIDLLRHDKKAVDQWPRFVLLDRLGHVHCPDGQYAIDVGRSIVEKVLGAMANDR; translated from the coding sequence ATGCACGAACTGGAAGTCAAGGTCCCGGCCGCCCAGCCGGGCAGCTACAGAGTCGCCATCGGCACGGGCCTGCTGCCAGGCCTGTGGCCGCAGATCAAGGCCGCATTCGGCCACCGCCGGCCGTTCGTCGTCACCGACGCCAATGTAGTCTCCGCCGGCCACCTCGACACCCTGCTCGGCGGCCGACCGGCGCCCCAATTCGTCATCGACCCGCCCGGCGAGGGCTCCAAGAACATCACCACCGCCGTGGCCATCGTCGAGGCGATGGAGAAGGCCTACCTCGGACGCGACACGCTCGTCGTCGCCCTCGGCGGCGGCACGGTGGGCGATATGGCCGGCTTCGCGGCGGCCATCTTCAAACGCGGCGTGCCCGTCGTCCAGATTCCGACGACGACGCTGGCCCAGGCCGACTCGGCCATCGGCGGCAAGACGGGCGTCGATTCGAGCGTCAGCAAGAATGCCTTCGGGGCCTTCTGGCATCCGGCGGCCGTCTACATCGACGTCGCCGCCGTGCAAACGCTCGACGAGCGGCAATACCGATCCGGCCTGGTCGAATCGGTCAAGCACGCTATGATCGCCGACGCGGACTACTTCGAGTTCATCGAACAGCAGATGGACGCTCTCCTCGCTCGCCGGACGGACGTCCTTGAAACGCTCGCACGATTCAATTGCACGATCAAGGGCCGCGTCATCGAGGCCGACCCCGACGAGCGGAACCAGCGTCGGATGCTCAACTACGGCCACACGATCGGACACGCCGTCGAATCGGCCAGCAACTACCGGTTGCTGCACGGCGAGGCCATCGCCATCGGGATCATCGCCGCCGGACGCATCGAGGTCGAGATGGGCCTGTCCGAGCCCGGCCGCCTCGAACGCGTCACCGCGCTGCTCGAACGACTCGACGCTCCAACGAAGCTGTCCGCCGATATGGATGATAAGCAACTGATCGACCTCCTCAGGCATGACAAGAAGGCCGTAGATCAATGGCCCAGGTTCGTCCTGCTCGACCGCCTCGGCCACGTCCACTGCCCCGATGGCCAATACGCCATTGACGTCGGTCGCTCGATCGTGGAAAAGGTGCTCGGCGCGATGGCAAACGATCGCTGA
- a CDS encoding MBL fold metallo-hydrolase — protein sequence MDKPTMFQPYQAAPDIEVVPSYFPVPGLGILPINAFVLRAAEPVLVDTGQVLLCDEFMKTLSDVIDLADLRWLWLTHADPDHIGSLHRLLDEAPRLRVITTFLAVGKMSLFRPLPMDRVYLLNPGQSLRVGDRTLTAIRPPTYDAPETTGFYDSGSCAFFSADCLGALMSDPVEYAAEIEPAHLRQGLVKWMTVDSPWLHMTDNARFTAALNHVRELKPKVVLSAHLPAAQGMAETLLDYLAAVPAAEPFVGPDQPALEAMLAGTAAK from the coding sequence ATGGACAAACCAACGATGTTCCAACCCTACCAGGCGGCGCCGGATATCGAGGTCGTGCCGTCGTATTTTCCCGTACCGGGCCTTGGCATCCTGCCGATCAACGCTTTCGTGCTCAGAGCGGCCGAGCCCGTCCTGGTGGACACGGGACAGGTGTTGCTCTGCGACGAATTCATGAAGACCCTGTCGGACGTCATCGATCTGGCCGACCTTCGCTGGCTGTGGCTCACGCACGCCGATCCGGACCATATCGGCAGCCTCCATCGCCTGCTTGACGAGGCACCCCGGCTTCGAGTCATCACGACGTTTCTCGCCGTCGGAAAGATGAGTCTGTTTCGCCCGTTGCCGATGGATCGGGTGTACCTGCTGAATCCCGGTCAGAGTCTGCGAGTGGGAGACCGCACGTTGACCGCGATCAGGCCACCGACGTATGACGCTCCGGAGACCACGGGTTTCTACGACTCCGGGTCTTGCGCTTTCTTCAGTGCGGATTGCCTCGGCGCCCTGATGTCCGATCCGGTGGAATATGCGGCCGAGATTGAGCCTGCGCACTTGCGGCAAGGTCTGGTCAAGTGGATGACGGTGGATTCGCCCTGGTTGCACATGACCGACAACGCCCGATTCACGGCGGCGCTGAATCATGTCCGCGAACTGAAACCGAAGGTGGTGCTCAGCGCCCATCTGCCTGCCGCCCAGGGTATGGCCGAGACGTTGCTCGATTATCTAGCGGCGGTTCCGGCGGCGGAGCCCTTCGTGGGACCCGATCAGCCGGCCCTCGAAGCCATGCTCGCAGGGACGGCCGCGAAATAG
- a CDS encoding 2-amino-3,7-dideoxy-D-threo-hept-6-ulosonate synthase, whose protein sequence is MIGKAIRMERIIDRNSQRTVIVPMDHGVTVGPIEGLADMRTTVSKVVSGGANAILMHKGMVRAGHRGTGQDVGLIVHLSAGTSLSPDPNAKELVCTVEEAIKLGADAVSIHVNIGAETDRDMLRQFGLVSERCTFWQMPLVAMVYTRGPKVRDEYDVEHAKLAARVGAELGADIVKVVYTGSVESFREVVQGCPVPVVIAGGPKMGSDEEIFRMVEGALEAGAAGLSIGRNAFQHEHPDKMIQALSRMVHHEASVAEATETLKS, encoded by the coding sequence ATGATCGGCAAGGCCATACGAATGGAACGCATCATCGACCGCAACTCGCAGAGGACCGTCATCGTCCCGATGGACCACGGCGTCACGGTCGGCCCGATCGAGGGCCTGGCCGACATGCGGACGACCGTCAGCAAGGTTGTCAGCGGCGGCGCCAACGCCATTCTCATGCACAAGGGCATGGTCCGCGCCGGCCACCGCGGGACCGGCCAGGACGTCGGCCTGATCGTCCATCTCTCGGCCGGCACCTCGCTGAGCCCCGACCCGAACGCCAAAGAGCTGGTCTGCACGGTAGAAGAAGCGATCAAGCTCGGGGCCGACGCCGTCTCGATCCACGTCAACATCGGCGCCGAGACCGACCGCGACATGCTCCGCCAGTTCGGCCTGGTCAGCGAGCGATGCACCTTCTGGCAGATGCCCCTGGTGGCGATGGTCTACACGCGAGGCCCGAAGGTCCGTGACGAATACGACGTCGAGCACGCCAAGCTGGCCGCCCGCGTCGGGGCCGAGCTCGGCGCCGACATCGTCAAGGTGGTCTACACCGGCAGCGTCGAGAGCTTCCGCGAGGTCGTCCAGGGTTGTCCGGTACCGGTGGTGATCGCCGGCGGGCCGAAGATGGGCAGCGACGAAGAGATCTTCCGCATGGTCGAAGGGGCTCTGGAGGCGGGAGCGGCGGGACTGTCCATCGGGCGCAACGCCTTCCAACACGAACACCCGGACAAGATGATTCAGGCGCTGAGCCGGATGGTCCACCACGAAGCCAGCGTCGCCGAGGCCACCGAAACCCTCAAGAGCTGA
- a CDS encoding aldo/keto reductase, whose amino-acid sequence MERREFLRKGTLTAGSVVAGHILARSGRAAGGGEPISYSANPAKLPQRAYGDTGERLSIIGFGGIVVSGVEQEHANRVVAGSVEKGVNYFDVAPTYGDAEIKLGPALEPYRKDVFLACKTTQRTKEGAAAELKESLRRLRTDHFDLYQLHAITDVQKDVDAAFGQGGAMEVFIEARKQGQVRYLGFSAHSEQAALTAMERYDFDSILFPVNFATFYEGGFGPRVIEAAQSKGVAILALKAMARQKWPADHPMRKQYPKCWYQPLTDRNEARLGLYFTLSQPTTAAIPPGDESLFQMALDMAMGFRPVSEKEEETLREIARSLNPVFARSSLPK is encoded by the coding sequence ATGGAACGGAGAGAGTTTCTCAGAAAGGGAACCCTTACGGCGGGTTCGGTGGTGGCGGGGCACATTCTCGCGCGAAGCGGCCGTGCTGCCGGTGGGGGCGAACCGATCAGCTACAGCGCCAACCCTGCGAAGCTGCCCCAACGGGCCTACGGCGATACGGGCGAGCGGCTGTCCATTATCGGCTTCGGTGGAATCGTTGTCAGCGGCGTCGAGCAGGAGCATGCCAACCGCGTCGTTGCCGGGTCGGTCGAGAAAGGGGTGAACTACTTCGATGTCGCACCGACCTATGGGGACGCGGAGATCAAGCTTGGACCGGCGCTGGAGCCCTATCGCAAGGACGTGTTCCTGGCCTGCAAGACCACGCAGCGGACGAAGGAGGGGGCGGCTGCCGAGTTGAAGGAGTCGCTCCGGCGGTTGCGGACGGACCACTTCGATCTCTACCAGCTTCACGCGATCACCGATGTGCAGAAGGACGTGGATGCGGCGTTCGGGCAGGGGGGCGCGATGGAGGTCTTCATCGAGGCCAGGAAACAGGGCCAGGTTCGCTACCTCGGGTTCTCGGCTCACTCGGAGCAGGCAGCCCTGACGGCCATGGAGCGATACGACTTCGACTCGATTCTATTCCCCGTCAATTTCGCCACGTTCTACGAGGGCGGCTTCGGCCCGCGCGTGATCGAGGCGGCCCAATCGAAGGGCGTGGCAATACTGGCTCTCAAAGCGATGGCGAGACAGAAATGGCCAGCGGACCACCCGATGCGGAAGCAGTACCCGAAGTGCTGGTATCAGCCGCTGACAGACCGCAACGAAGCCAGACTGGGGTTGTACTTCACACTGAGCCAGCCGACCACGGCCGCGATCCCGCCCGGCGATGAGTCGCTCTTTCAGATGGCCCTGGACATGGCGATGGGATTTCGCCCCGTATCGGAGAAGGAAGAAGAGACTCTCCGCGAGATAGCCCGGTCGCTGAATCCCGTCTTTGCACGAAGCAGCCTTCCAAAATGA
- a CDS encoding Gfo/Idh/MocA family protein, with protein sequence MSQHITRRQWLGGAAAAVASIAVVPRHVLGGAGHTAPSDKPALAGIGVGGVGFPQLRACEGAGFQIVALCDVDDVYAKKAYDQWPQARRFRDYREMYEAIDANIDAVYCGTPDHTHAVIVLPALGRKKHVCCVKPITRTIRECRTLVRAAREAGVATTDTSSPNTSEAACRTCELIWAGAIGSVRELHMWSDRPWWPQGMARPAGEDPVPETLDWDLWIGPAAMRPFKKVWPEGHLALEQVEPRYYDSVYHPWNFRGWWDFGTGSLGDMGCHHANTPFRALKLKYPVSVSAVSSKVLAETAPLASIVTYEFPAREGMPSVRVVWYDGGLKPLSPKPGLPLPDSGEMYIGDEGFMLGPKVFPEERARKFADAPRTLPRRPGTWKEWFDACRGGEPAGTHFPTAGLLAEFVLLGNIALRTGKTLQWDGPAGRFTNDDAANQLLHDEYREGWSLEG encoded by the coding sequence ATGTCTCAGCATATCACGCGCCGGCAATGGCTCGGCGGCGCCGCCGCAGCGGTCGCATCGATTGCCGTCGTGCCACGTCACGTACTGGGTGGTGCCGGTCATACGGCCCCAAGCGACAAGCCCGCGCTGGCAGGCATCGGCGTCGGCGGTGTCGGGTTCCCGCAGCTTCGCGCGTGCGAGGGGGCCGGCTTCCAGATCGTCGCTTTGTGCGATGTGGACGATGTGTATGCGAAGAAGGCCTACGATCAGTGGCCCCAGGCCAGACGGTTCCGCGACTATCGCGAGATGTACGAAGCGATCGACGCGAACATCGACGCGGTCTACTGCGGGACCCCGGACCACACGCATGCGGTTATCGTGCTGCCGGCGCTGGGCAGGAAGAAGCACGTCTGTTGCGTCAAACCCATCACGCGCACCATCCGCGAATGCCGCACGCTGGTCCGCGCAGCGCGCGAGGCCGGCGTGGCCACAACCGACACGTCCTCGCCGAATACGAGCGAAGCGGCATGCCGGACCTGCGAACTGATCTGGGCGGGAGCGATCGGGTCGGTGCGCGAGTTGCACATGTGGAGCGATCGCCCCTGGTGGCCGCAGGGAATGGCACGTCCGGCTGGCGAAGACCCGGTGCCGGAGACGCTGGATTGGGACCTGTGGATCGGGCCGGCGGCGATGAGACCGTTCAAGAAGGTCTGGCCGGAGGGGCATCTCGCCCTGGAGCAGGTGGAGCCGCGTTATTACGACAGCGTCTATCACCCGTGGAACTTCCGCGGTTGGTGGGATTTCGGGACCGGCTCATTGGGTGATATGGGCTGTCATCACGCCAATACTCCGTTCCGCGCGTTGAAACTGAAGTATCCGGTGAGTGTATCGGCCGTGTCGTCGAAGGTGCTGGCCGAGACGGCCCCGTTGGCCTCGATAGTCACCTACGAGTTTCCGGCCCGTGAGGGGATGCCGTCGGTTCGCGTTGTGTGGTACGACGGGGGACTGAAGCCGCTGAGTCCGAAACCGGGCTTGCCGCTGCCCGACAGCGGCGAAATGTATATCGGCGACGAGGGATTCATGCTTGGCCCGAAGGTCTTCCCCGAAGAGCGGGCCAGGAAGTTTGCCGACGCGCCCCGCACGCTGCCGCGCCGTCCGGGAACGTGGAAGGAGTGGTTCGACGCATGCCGAGGTGGTGAGCCGGCAGGGACCCACTTCCCCACGGCCGGGCTTCTGGCCGAGTTCGTCCTGCTCGGCAACATCGCGCTCCGCACGGGCAAGACACTTCAGTGGGACGGCCCCGCCGGGCGATTCACCAACGACGACGCGGCCAACCAACTGCTCCACGACGAGTACCGCGAGGGCTGGTCGCTGGAAGGGTGA
- the arsB gene encoding ACR3 family arsenite efflux transporter, producing MANETSLKTEKQLNVFEKYLTIWVALCIVGGIVLGKVAPGVAQSLDGMAIYVGGAPVVSIPIAICLFFMMYPIMVKIDFAEVVKAGKSPKPVLLTLIVNWGIKPFTMFAIATFFLGYVFRGMIPGTEIVKDGTEVELWRSYISGAILLGIAPCTAMVLMWGYLARGNQGHTLVMVAINSLTMLVLYGLLGGWLLGVNQMPVPWQALLLSIAIYVALPLVAGYFSRKWIIQAKGQAWFQAKFLHVLTPVSIIALLATLVLLFSFKGETIVANPLTILWIAIPLFIQTVLIFAITYALARMLKFSYEDAAPSAMIGASNHFEVAIATATMLYGLSSGAALATVVGVLIEVPVMLMLVKVCLRTQDWFGNRMGAAYPISLETPAAADSRPA from the coding sequence ATGGCAAATGAAACATCTCTCAAGACCGAGAAACAACTAAACGTCTTTGAGAAATATCTGACGATCTGGGTGGCGTTGTGCATCGTCGGGGGGATCGTGCTGGGCAAGGTCGCGCCAGGCGTGGCCCAGTCGCTCGACGGCATGGCCATTTACGTCGGCGGGGCGCCCGTGGTGTCGATCCCCATCGCGATCTGCCTGTTCTTCATGATGTACCCGATCATGGTGAAGATCGACTTCGCTGAGGTCGTCAAGGCGGGCAAGAGTCCCAAGCCGGTCCTGCTGACGCTGATCGTCAACTGGGGGATCAAGCCCTTCACCATGTTCGCCATCGCGACGTTCTTTTTGGGCTACGTCTTTCGCGGGATGATCCCCGGCACGGAGATCGTCAAGGACGGCACCGAGGTCGAGTTGTGGCGTTCGTACATCTCCGGGGCCATTCTGCTGGGCATCGCGCCCTGTACGGCGATGGTGCTGATGTGGGGCTATCTGGCCCGGGGCAACCAGGGGCACACGCTGGTGATGGTCGCGATCAACTCGCTGACGATGCTGGTGCTCTACGGCCTGCTGGGCGGCTGGCTTCTGGGGGTCAACCAGATGCCCGTGCCGTGGCAGGCGCTGCTGCTGTCCATCGCGATCTACGTGGCGCTGCCGCTGGTGGCCGGCTATTTCTCGCGCAAGTGGATCATCCAGGCCAAGGGCCAGGCTTGGTTCCAGGCGAAGTTTCTGCACGTGCTGACGCCGGTGTCAATCATCGCTCTGTTGGCGACACTGGTGCTGCTGTTCAGTTTCAAAGGCGAGACGATCGTCGCCAACCCGCTTACGATCCTGTGGATCGCGATCCCTCTGTTCATCCAGACGGTGCTGATCTTCGCCATCACCTACGCCCTGGCCCGGATGCTGAAGTTCAGCTATGAAGACGCCGCCCCTTCGGCGATGATCGGCGCGTCGAACCACTTCGAGGTCGCTATAGCCACGGCAACCATGCTCTACGGCCTGTCCAGCGGAGCAGCCCTGGCCACCGTCGTCGGCGTCCTCATCGAGGTCCCCGTCATGCTCATGCTGGTCAAGGTCTGCCTGCGAACCCAAGACTGGTTCGGAAATCGCATGGGGGCCGCATATCCCATCTCGCTGGAGACCCCGGCGGCCGCAGACAGCCGGCCAGCATAG
- the arsM gene encoding arsenite methyltransferase produces the protein MPEDTNDKENLRESVRTGYAQIAQESGPCCCGCGDPTQLAQTIGYTPQELEALPEGANMGLSCGNPTALAGLKTGQVVLDLGSGGGFDVFIAAAKVGPAGRVIGVDMTPEMLAKARKSIPTFTRKTGLNNVEFRLGEIEHLPVADDCIDVVISNCVINLSPEKDQVWQEIARVLKPGGIACVSDLALKVPLPDAVKAAAEALIGCISGAVPIAETLRMIEAVGLNAVQTEDKPYNFDVMDDCNDSLYKAVRDSLPAGKKLGDYVVSVNFVAKKWTN, from the coding sequence ATGCCCGAGGATACGAACGACAAAGAGAACCTTCGCGAATCGGTCCGGACCGGATACGCACAGATCGCCCAGGAAAGCGGGCCCTGCTGTTGCGGCTGTGGCGACCCGACCCAACTCGCCCAGACCATCGGCTACACGCCGCAGGAGTTGGAGGCCCTGCCGGAGGGGGCCAATATGGGCCTGTCCTGCGGCAATCCGACGGCCCTGGCAGGCCTGAAAACCGGCCAAGTAGTGCTGGATTTGGGCAGCGGTGGTGGATTCGACGTCTTCATCGCGGCCGCCAAGGTCGGTCCCGCCGGACGCGTGATCGGCGTGGACATGACGCCCGAGATGCTCGCCAAGGCCCGCAAGAGCATCCCCACCTTCACCCGCAAGACGGGCCTGAACAACGTCGAGTTTCGCCTGGGCGAGATCGAGCATCTGCCCGTCGCCGACGACTGCATCGACGTGGTCATCTCGAACTGCGTCATCAACCTCTCGCCGGAGAAGGACCAGGTCTGGCAGGAGATCGCCCGCGTCCTGAAGCCCGGCGGGATCGCATGCGTCTCCGATCTGGCCCTGAAGGTCCCGCTGCCCGACGCCGTCAAAGCGGCCGCCGAGGCGCTGATCGGATGCATCTCCGGGGCCGTGCCGATCGCGGAAACACTTCGCATGATCGAGGCGGTCGGTCTGAACGCCGTGCAAACGGAGGACAAGCCATACAATTTCGACGTGATGGACGACTGCAACGACTCGCTGTACAAGGCGGTTCGAGACAGTCTGCCGGCCGGCAAGAAACTGGGGGATTACGTCGTCAGCGTCAATTTCGTTGCGAAGAAATGGACGAATTGA
- a CDS encoding arsenate reductase ArsC, whose protein sequence is MQEAKQKLKVLFLCTGNSCRSQMAEGWARRLKGNEIEAYSAGIETHGLNPHAVQVMAEAGVDISNHRSKHLDEVKSIPFDYVITVCDQAHESCPLFPGKRKVIHVGFDDPPRLAKDAKSEQEALNGYRRVRDEIRTFVETLPENLRTQET, encoded by the coding sequence ATGCAGGAAGCAAAACAGAAGCTGAAGGTGTTGTTCCTGTGTACGGGCAACTCCTGCCGGAGTCAGATGGCCGAAGGCTGGGCCCGGCGCCTCAAGGGCAACGAGATCGAGGCATATTCGGCGGGCATCGAAACGCACGGACTCAATCCCCACGCCGTTCAGGTCATGGCCGAGGCCGGCGTGGATATCTCGAACCATCGTTCGAAACACCTGGACGAAGTCAAGAGTATCCCGTTCGATTACGTCATCACCGTCTGCGACCAGGCCCACGAATCCTGTCCGCTCTTTCCCGGCAAGAGAAAGGTGATTCACGTGGGCTTCGACGATCCGCCGCGTCTGGCCAAAGACGCCAAGAGCGAGCAGGAGGCACTGAACGGCTACCGCCGAGTCCGCGATGAGATTCGCACCTTCGTCGAGACGCTGCCGGAAAATCTGAGAACGCAAGAGACATAA
- a CDS encoding ArsR/SmtB family transcription factor — MRDVLDITKAMADGNRLRVLMALADGELCVCQIIEMLGLAPSTVSKHLSILHQAGLVEARKDGRWMYYRLVNRTGSKAAREAITWLRRNLAESPQIVEDAKTLKKILCIDREELCRKQNRS; from the coding sequence ATGCGTGATGTTCTGGATATCACCAAGGCGATGGCCGATGGGAATCGGCTGCGGGTGCTGATGGCGCTGGCGGACGGGGAATTGTGCGTCTGCCAGATCATCGAGATGTTGGGTCTGGCGCCGTCGACGGTCTCGAAACACCTGTCGATTCTGCACCAGGCCGGACTGGTCGAGGCCCGCAAAGATGGGCGGTGGATGTACTATCGCCTCGTGAACCGGACCGGTTCGAAGGCGGCCAGGGAGGCTATCACCTGGCTGCGGCGAAACCTCGCCGAGAGTCCACAGATCGTCGAGGACGCCAAGACACTCAAGAAGATCTTGTGCATCGATCGGGAGGAACTATGCAGGAAGCAAAACAGAAGCTGA
- a CDS encoding flavodoxin family protein, which translates to MDRRRFLATTLAAGATASVASTAGAAQDDKTVRIVGVACSPRKGKTTATAIQVALDAAKTVSPRIKAELIDLGGLQIAGSLGGATSHEAAQPEDDFELEVLPVLKAPRLPDGMMIGSPSYFRSMSALCKAFLERLQVFRSPRLMLADMPLGALATGAYRNGGQELVIQEIQTAMLVHEVMVVGGKPRAHQGATLWNNWNDDIMKDEFGIETAKQLGIRVAEAALRLRS; encoded by the coding sequence ATGGACAGACGCAGATTCCTGGCAACGACACTGGCAGCAGGCGCAACGGCATCGGTGGCTTCGACGGCAGGGGCTGCCCAAGACGATAAGACCGTCCGAATCGTCGGTGTTGCGTGCAGCCCCCGCAAGGGCAAGACGACCGCGACGGCCATCCAGGTCGCGCTCGACGCGGCCAAGACGGTGAGCCCTCGGATCAAGGCGGAGTTGATCGACTTGGGCGGCCTTCAGATCGCCGGCTCGCTGGGCGGTGCGACATCGCATGAGGCCGCACAGCCTGAAGACGACTTCGAGCTCGAAGTGCTGCCTGTGCTGAAGGCGCCCCGACTGCCGGACGGCATGATGATCGGTTCGCCGAGCTACTTCCGCAGTATGAGCGCCCTGTGTAAGGCCTTCCTCGAACGCTTGCAGGTCTTCCGCTCACCCAGGCTGATGCTGGCGGACATGCCGCTCGGCGCGCTGGCTACCGGCGCCTACCGCAATGGGGGCCAGGAACTGGTCATCCAGGAGATCCAGACGGCCATGCTGGTCCACGAGGTGATGGTCGTCGGCGGCAAACCCCGAGCCCACCAAGGCGCGACCCTGTGGAACAACTGGAACGACGACATCATGAAGGACGAGTTCGGCATCGAGACCGCCAAACAGCTCGGCATCCGCGTCGCCGAGGCCGCCCTGCGCCTGAGGTCATAA